A section of the Catellicoccus marimammalium M35/04/3 genome encodes:
- a CDS encoding RluA family pseudouridine synthase: protein MYLEIINENAEQSLTDLLQDWAIPRKVRHFLRTKKHVTVNGEKVPFHTIVSKGAVVGLTFDEEDYPFHQVIPNAFIPVEVLYEDEHILVVNKPCGIKTHPNQPNENNTMLNAVAAYMNGHPYVVHRLDKETSGALLFAKNPVVLPLLGRQLEDKTMYREYEALAKGTLTHDFTCRQPIGKDRHDKRKRCVAKNGQPAVTHVEIIKTEKNATRIRCRLETGRTHQIRVHLASTGHPLVGDPLYGQPAKRLYLHAAQLTFFHPFLQQKMTITCPTPF, encoded by the coding sequence ATGTATTTAGAAATTATTAATGAAAACGCAGAACAATCTTTAACTGACTTATTACAAGACTGGGCGATTCCAAGAAAAGTCCGTCATTTTTTACGCACCAAAAAACATGTGACCGTCAATGGAGAAAAAGTCCCTTTCCATACCATTGTCTCTAAAGGTGCTGTGGTGGGGTTAACCTTTGATGAAGAAGATTATCCTTTCCATCAAGTAATTCCTAATGCTTTTATTCCTGTAGAAGTTTTATATGAAGATGAGCACATCCTTGTGGTAAATAAACCCTGTGGAATAAAAACTCATCCCAATCAACCAAACGAAAACAATACGATGTTAAACGCCGTTGCAGCATACATGAACGGTCATCCTTATGTCGTTCATCGTTTAGATAAAGAAACCAGTGGTGCTCTTTTATTTGCCAAAAATCCGGTAGTTCTTCCTCTATTAGGTCGCCAATTGGAAGACAAAACGATGTATCGGGAATACGAAGCTTTGGCTAAAGGAACACTCACGCATGACTTTACTTGTCGCCAACCGATTGGAAAAGACCGTCATGACAAACGCAAACGTTGTGTGGCTAAAAATGGGCAACCGGCCGTCACTCATGTCGAAATTATAAAAACAGAGAAAAATGCAACTCGCATTCGTTGTCGCCTAGAAACAGGACGTACGCACCAAATTCGAGTGCACCTTGCAAGTACAGGACACCCATTAGTTGGAGATCCTTTATATGGACAACCGGCAAAACGTCTTTATTTACATGCGGCACAATTGACCTTTTTCCATCCATTTTTACAACAAAAAATGACGATTACTTGTCCAACACCTTTTTAA